One genomic region from Sciurus carolinensis chromosome 2, mSciCar1.2, whole genome shotgun sequence encodes:
- the Plekhg3 gene encoding pleckstrin homology domain-containing family G member 3 isoform X3, with amino-acid sequence MPVSTALRQDGSQERPASLTSTTSSSGSSRDSHSAMEEPTGSEASAQNGAGSPRGRHAPNSNNNSSSWLNMKGPLSPFNSRAAAGPVHKLSYLGRVVREIVETERMYVQDLRSIVEDYLLKIIDTPGLLTPEQVSALFGNIESIYALNSQLLRDLDSCNSDPVAVASCFVERSQEFDIYTQYCNNYPNSVAALTECMRDKQQAKFFRDRQELLQHSLPLGSYLLKPVQRILKYHLLLQEIAKHFDEEEDGFEVVEDAIVTMTCVAWYINDMKRRHEHAVRLQEIQSLLINWKGPDLTTYRELVLEGTFRVHRVRNERTFFLFDKTLLITKKRGDHFVYKGHIPCSSLMLIESTRDSLCFTVTHYKHSKQQYSIQAKTVEEKRSWTHHIKRLILENHHATIPQKAKEAILEMDSYYPNRYRCSPERLKKAWSSQDEVSTHVRQGRRQSEPTRHMLRQLNEKAARAAGMKGKGHRESEGPKSCRRPSNRSPTSAEKHLSFESVSSLPEVEPDPELGTEQEVFTAVEGPSTEDMPSDAESPEILETQLDTHQGLLEMDHPGDMVDLVVADSNEDLKTLSSEEEEEEMGTVQEPESLLPPSVLDQASVIAERFVSSFSRRSSLALEDGKSSGFGTPRLVSRSSSVLSLEGSEKGLTRWGSTTDSLSSQPTPEVDISTGATTESGPSVNGTEPPSAGCPVEPDRSSCKKKESALSTQDRLLLDKIKSYYENAEHHDAGFSVRRRESLSYIPKGLVRNSVSRFNNLPRPDQEPAAPVGYKRQGGSRPASWALFDLPGPSQVGTGDSAPITDAEFRPSSEIVKMWERMESAEASPRTGQGQGQANGFDLQEPLFILEEHELGAITEESATASPESASPTERPSPAHLARELKELVKELSNSAQGELVTPLHPRIMQLSHVMDSHMSERVKNKVYQLARQYSLRIKNIKSMTARPPVQWEKAAPERDRKSPTTPCPQEEAGDLSGDKGRRRPLLSLFSYEQLVAQEHSPPKPSSAGETSPRRFSFSPSAASPRTTSPGGRPYTRSPLSPFDTETFNWPDVRELCSKYASHDEAVQAEGSRPRVPPVNRSHSVPENMVEPPLSGRVGRCCSLSTKRSQGGAQSPPPVLPPQSRLNGGEALYVTADLTLENNRRVIVMEKEPLPNPTAGLDEEDGGQGPRSPAATGAQGQHFQESAEYGSKEDGPGDPADPRKQSRVRNLREKFQALNSVG; translated from the exons ATGCCTGTCTCTACCGCACTTCGCCAAGATGGCAGCCAGGAGCGACCAGCAAGCCTGACATCCACCACCTCCTCATCTGGCTCCTCCCGTGACAGCCACAGTGCCATGGAGGAGCCCACAGGCTCTGAGGCTTCAGCCCAGAATGGGGCGGGCTCTCCACGTGGCCGGCATGCCCCCAACAGCAACAACAACTCCAGCAGCTGGCTGAACATGAAGGGACCCCTCTCCCCATTCAATAGCCGGGCGGCAGCAGGGCCTGTGCACAAGCTCAGCTACCTGGGCCGAGTGGTGAGGGAGATTGTGGAAACAGAGCGCATGTATGTGCAGGACCTGCGCAGCATTGTGGAG GACTACCTCTTGAAGATCATTGACACACCTGGGCTGCTGACGCCAGAACAAGTCAGTGCCCTCTTTGGGAACATAGAAAGCATCTATGCACTGAACAG CCAGCTACTCAGAGACCTGGACAGCTGCAATAGTGATCCAGTGGCTGTGGCCAGCTGCTTTGTGGAGAGG AGCCAAGAGTTTGATATCTACACCCAGTATTGCAACAACTACCCCAA CTCCGTGGCGGCCCTGACGGAATGTATGCGGGACAAGCAGCAGGCCAAGTTCTTTCGGGACCGGCAGGAGCTGCTGCAGCACTCACTGCCCTTGGGCTCCTACCTCCTGAAGCCAGTCCAGCGCATCCTCAAGTACCACCTGCTGCTCCAG GAAATTGCCAAACATTTTGATGAAGAAGAGGATGGCTTTGAGGTGGTGGAGGATGCCATTGTCACCATGACCTGTGTGGCCTGGTACATCAACGACATGAAGAGGAGGCATGAGCATGCCGTCCGCCTCCAG GAAATTCAGTCGCTGCTCATCAACTGGAAGGGGCCAGACCTGACCACCTACAGGGAGCTTGTCCTAGAGGGCACGTTCCGTGTGCACCGTGTGCGCAACGAGAggacttttttcctctttgacaAAACACTGCTCATCACCAAGAAACGGGGCGACCACTTTGTCTACAAGGGTCACATCCCG tgcTCCTCGCTGATGTTGATTGAGAGCACCAGAGATTCCCTGTGCTTCACAGTCACCCACTACAAGCACAGCAAGCAACAGTACAGCATCCAG GCCAAGACAGTGGAGGAGAAACGGAGCTGGACTCATCACATCAAGAGGCTCATCCTGGAGAACCACCATGCCACCATTCCCCAGAAG GCGAAGGAAGCCATCTTGGAAATGGATTCCTATT ATCCCAATCGGTACCGCTGCAGTCCAGAGCGGCTGAAGAAGGCTTGGTCCTCCCAGGATGAGGTTTCCACGCATGTGCGCCAGGGGCGCCGGCAATCTG AGCCGACCAGACACATGCTCAGGCAACTAAATGAGAAAG CAGCCAGAGCAGCGGGAATGAAG GGGAAGGGACACAGGGAGTCTGAAGGCCCCAAGAGCTGCAGAAGGCCCAGCAACCGCTCTCCAACCAGTGCTGAGAAGCATCTGAGCTTTGAGTCTGTCTCTTCCCTGCCAGAG GTTGAGCCAGACCCTGAGCTTGGGACGGAGCAGGAGGTCTTTACTGCCGTGGAAGGTCCCAGCACCGAGGACATGCCTTCAGATGCAGAGTCTCCAGAGATCCTGGAAACACAGCTTGATACCCACCAGGGGCTGCTGGAGATGGACCACCCAGGTGACATGGTGGACTTAGTGGTGGCTGACAGCAACGAGGACCTTAAGACCCTGagcagtgaggaggaggaggaggaaatggggacAGTCCAGGAGCCAGAGAGCCTCCTGCCACCCTCTGTGCTAGACCAGGCCAGTGTCATTGCTGAGCGTTTTGTCAGCAGCTTCTCTCGGCGGAGCAGCCTGGcactggaggatggcaagtccagTGGCTTTGGGACACCACGGCTGGTCAGCCGGAGCAGCAGTGTGCTCAGCCTAGAGGGCAGTGAGAAGGGCCTGACCCGGTGGGGCAGCACCACGGACTCCCTCAGCTCCCAGCCCACCCCAGAAGTGGACATCAGCACAGGGGCGACCACAGAGAGTGGCCCTTCTGTCAATGGGACAGAACCCCCAAGTGCAGGCTGCCCTGTGGAGCCTGACAGGTCTTCCTGCAAGAAGAAGGAATCCGCACTCTCTACCCAGGACAGGTTATTGCTGGACAAAATTAAGAGCTACTATGAAAACGCAGAGCACCACGATGCAGGCTTCAGCGTCCGGCGCCGGGAGAGTCTCTCCTACATCCCCAAAGGACTGGTGAGAAACTCCGTCTCCAGGTTCAACAACCTTCCCAGGCCAGACCAAGAGCCAGCAGCTCCAGTGGGGTACAAGAGGCAGGGGGGCTCCCGACCAGCCTCGTGGGCCCTGTTTGATCTCCCAGGACCCAGCCAGGTGGGAACAGGGGACTCTGCTCCTATCACAGATGCTGAGTTCCGTCCATCTTCTGAAATTGTGAAGATGTGGGAGAGAATGGAGTCTGCTGAGGCAAGCCCCCGGACGGGCcaaggccagggccaggccaATGGCTTTGACCTACAAGAGCCGCTCTTCATTTTGGAGGAGCATGAGCTGGGGGCCATCACAGAGGAGTCGGCTACCGCCTCACCAGAAAGTGCCTCCCCTACCGAgcggcccagcccagcccacctggcTCGAGAGCTGAAAGAACTGGTGAAGGAGCTGAGCAACAGTGCCCAGGGGGAGCTGGTCACCCCACTGCACCCCCGCATCATGCAGCTCTCTCACGTGATGGACAGCCACATGAGTGAGCGTGTCAAGAACAAGGTCTACCAGCTGGCCCGCCAGTACAGCCTCCGGATCAAGAACATCAAGTCGATGACAGCCAGGCCGCCAGTGCAGTGGGAAAAGGCAGCTCCTGAGAGGGACAGGAAGAGCCCCACCACTCCCTGCCCACAGGAGGAGGCTGGAGACCTATCAGGTGACAAAG GCAGGAGAAGGCCCTTGCTCTCCCTCTTCAGCTACGAGCAGCTGGTGGCCCAAGAGCACAGCCCCCCCAAACCCTCCTCTGCTGGGGAGACGTCGCCACGCCGCTTCTCCTTCAGTCCTTCTGCTGCCAGCCCGAGAACCACCTCACCTGGGGGCCGGCCCTACACTCGGAGTCCCCTCAGCCCCTTCGACACTGAGACTTTCAACTGGCCCGATGTCCGAGAGCTCTGCTCCAAGTATGCCTCCCACGACGAGGCTGTCCAGGCCGAGGGAAGCCGGCCTCGTGTCCCGCCAGTCAACCGGAGCCACTCTGTGCCTGAGAACATGGTGGAGCCCCCTCTGTCGGGCAGGGTGGGCCGCTGCTGCAGCCTGAGCACCAAGAGGAGCCAGGGAGGTGCCCAGTCCCCACCTCCTGTGTTGCCGCCTCAAAGCCGGCTGAATGGAGGTGAAGCCCTGTATGTCACTGCAGACCTCACCCTGGAGAACAACCGGCGGGTGATTGTCATGGAGAAGGAACCCCTTCCCAACCCCACTGCAGGGCTGGATGAGGAGGACGGTGGGCAGGGACCACGCTCACCAGCAGCCACAGGGGCACAAGGCCAACATTTCCAGGAGTCTGCAGAGTATGGGTCAAAGGAAGACGGTCCCGGGGACCCAGCAGACCCAAGAAAACAGAGTAGAGTGAGAAACCTGAGGGAGAAATTCCAGGCCTTGAACTCTGTGGGTTGA
- the Plekhg3 gene encoding pleckstrin homology domain-containing family G member 3 isoform X2 yields MPVSTALRQDGSQERPASLTSTTSSSGSSRDSHSAMEEPTGSEASAQNGAGSPRGRHAPNSNNNSSSWLNMKGPLSPFNSRAAAGPVHKLSYLGRVVREIVETERMYVQDLRSIVEDYLLKIIDTPGLLTPEQVSALFGNIESIYALNSQLLRDLDSCNSDPVAVASCFVERSQEFDIYTQYCNNYPNSVAALTECMRDKQQAKFFRDRQELLQHSLPLGSYLLKPVQRILKYHLLLQEIAKHFDEEEDGFEVVEDAIVTMTCVAWYINDMKRRHEHAVRLQEIQSLLINWKGPDLTTYRELVLEGTFRVHRVRNERTFFLFDKTLLITKKRGDHFVYKGHIPCSSLMLIESTRDSLCFTVTHYKHSKQQYSIQAKTVEEKRSWTHHIKRLILENHHATIPQKAKEAILEMDSYYPNRYRCSPERLKKAWSSQDEVSTHVRQGRRQSEPTRHMLRQLNEKARAAGMKHAGSAAALLDFGQPLHTRGLQPEVEGAAQEEQEEEEEEVEEEEEEEEEQAFPVSLEDLEGHEGSEKGARPEPPGSEEEEEEEEEESLAVAEQVADFASSLLAALHCWHYRANALLFSRGAMGKGHRESEGPKSCRRPSNRSPTSAEKHLSFESVSSLPEVEPDPELGTEQEVFTAVEGPSTEDMPSDAESPEILETQLDTHQGLLEMDHPGDMVDLVVADSNEDLKTLSSEEEEEEMGTVQEPESLLPPSVLDQASVIAERFVSSFSRRSSLALEDGKSSGFGTPRLVSRSSSVLSLEGSEKGLTRWGSTTDSLSSQPTPEVDISTGATTESGPSVNGTEPPSAGCPVEPDRSSCKKKESALSTQDRLLLDKIKSYYENAEHHDAGFSVRRRESLSYIPKGLVRNSVSRFNNLPRPDQEPAAPVGYKRQGGSRPASWALFDLPGPSQVGTGDSAPITDAEFRPSSEIVKMWERMESAEASPRTGQGQGQANGFDLQEPLFILEEHELGAITEESATASPESASPTERPSPAHLARELKELVKELSNSAQGELVTPLHPRIMQLSHVMDSHMSERVKNKVYQLARQYSLRIKNIKSMTARPPVQWEKAAPERDRKSPTTPCPQEEAGDLSGDKGRRRPLLSLFSYEQLVAQEHSPPKPSSAGETSPRRFSFSPSAASPRTTSPGGRPYTRSPLSPFDTETFNWPDVRELCSKYASHDEAVQAEGSRPRVPPVNRSHSVPENMVEPPLSGRVGRCCSLSTKRSQGGAQSPPPVLPPQSRLNGGEALYVTADLTLENNRRVIVMEKEPLPNPTAGLDEEDGGQGPRSPAATGAQGQHFQESAEYGSKEDGPGDPADPRKQSRVRNLREKFQALNSVG; encoded by the exons ATGCCTGTCTCTACCGCACTTCGCCAAGATGGCAGCCAGGAGCGACCAGCAAGCCTGACATCCACCACCTCCTCATCTGGCTCCTCCCGTGACAGCCACAGTGCCATGGAGGAGCCCACAGGCTCTGAGGCTTCAGCCCAGAATGGGGCGGGCTCTCCACGTGGCCGGCATGCCCCCAACAGCAACAACAACTCCAGCAGCTGGCTGAACATGAAGGGACCCCTCTCCCCATTCAATAGCCGGGCGGCAGCAGGGCCTGTGCACAAGCTCAGCTACCTGGGCCGAGTGGTGAGGGAGATTGTGGAAACAGAGCGCATGTATGTGCAGGACCTGCGCAGCATTGTGGAG GACTACCTCTTGAAGATCATTGACACACCTGGGCTGCTGACGCCAGAACAAGTCAGTGCCCTCTTTGGGAACATAGAAAGCATCTATGCACTGAACAG CCAGCTACTCAGAGACCTGGACAGCTGCAATAGTGATCCAGTGGCTGTGGCCAGCTGCTTTGTGGAGAGG AGCCAAGAGTTTGATATCTACACCCAGTATTGCAACAACTACCCCAA CTCCGTGGCGGCCCTGACGGAATGTATGCGGGACAAGCAGCAGGCCAAGTTCTTTCGGGACCGGCAGGAGCTGCTGCAGCACTCACTGCCCTTGGGCTCCTACCTCCTGAAGCCAGTCCAGCGCATCCTCAAGTACCACCTGCTGCTCCAG GAAATTGCCAAACATTTTGATGAAGAAGAGGATGGCTTTGAGGTGGTGGAGGATGCCATTGTCACCATGACCTGTGTGGCCTGGTACATCAACGACATGAAGAGGAGGCATGAGCATGCCGTCCGCCTCCAG GAAATTCAGTCGCTGCTCATCAACTGGAAGGGGCCAGACCTGACCACCTACAGGGAGCTTGTCCTAGAGGGCACGTTCCGTGTGCACCGTGTGCGCAACGAGAggacttttttcctctttgacaAAACACTGCTCATCACCAAGAAACGGGGCGACCACTTTGTCTACAAGGGTCACATCCCG tgcTCCTCGCTGATGTTGATTGAGAGCACCAGAGATTCCCTGTGCTTCACAGTCACCCACTACAAGCACAGCAAGCAACAGTACAGCATCCAG GCCAAGACAGTGGAGGAGAAACGGAGCTGGACTCATCACATCAAGAGGCTCATCCTGGAGAACCACCATGCCACCATTCCCCAGAAG GCGAAGGAAGCCATCTTGGAAATGGATTCCTATT ATCCCAATCGGTACCGCTGCAGTCCAGAGCGGCTGAAGAAGGCTTGGTCCTCCCAGGATGAGGTTTCCACGCATGTGCGCCAGGGGCGCCGGCAATCTG AGCCGACCAGACACATGCTCAGGCAACTAAATGAGAAAG CCAGAGCAGCGGGAATGAAG CATGCAGGCAGTGCTGCTGCCCTCCTGGACTTTGGGCAGCCCCTCCATACACGGGGCCTGCAGCCAGAGGTTGAAGGGGCTGCccaagaggagcaggaggaagaggaggaggaggtggaggaggaggaggaggaggaggaggagcaggcctTTCCGGTCTCTCTGGAGGACCTGGAAGGGCATGAAGGCAGCGAGAAGGGGGCCAGGCCGGAGCCCCCAGgctcggaggaggaggaggaggaggaggaggaggaaagtctGGCAGTGGCAGAGCAGGTAGCCGACTTTGCCAGCTCCCTGCTGGCCGCCCTCCACTGCTGGCACTATCGAGCCAACGCTTTACTTTTCTCCCGGGGTGCTATG GGGAAGGGACACAGGGAGTCTGAAGGCCCCAAGAGCTGCAGAAGGCCCAGCAACCGCTCTCCAACCAGTGCTGAGAAGCATCTGAGCTTTGAGTCTGTCTCTTCCCTGCCAGAG GTTGAGCCAGACCCTGAGCTTGGGACGGAGCAGGAGGTCTTTACTGCCGTGGAAGGTCCCAGCACCGAGGACATGCCTTCAGATGCAGAGTCTCCAGAGATCCTGGAAACACAGCTTGATACCCACCAGGGGCTGCTGGAGATGGACCACCCAGGTGACATGGTGGACTTAGTGGTGGCTGACAGCAACGAGGACCTTAAGACCCTGagcagtgaggaggaggaggaggaaatggggacAGTCCAGGAGCCAGAGAGCCTCCTGCCACCCTCTGTGCTAGACCAGGCCAGTGTCATTGCTGAGCGTTTTGTCAGCAGCTTCTCTCGGCGGAGCAGCCTGGcactggaggatggcaagtccagTGGCTTTGGGACACCACGGCTGGTCAGCCGGAGCAGCAGTGTGCTCAGCCTAGAGGGCAGTGAGAAGGGCCTGACCCGGTGGGGCAGCACCACGGACTCCCTCAGCTCCCAGCCCACCCCAGAAGTGGACATCAGCACAGGGGCGACCACAGAGAGTGGCCCTTCTGTCAATGGGACAGAACCCCCAAGTGCAGGCTGCCCTGTGGAGCCTGACAGGTCTTCCTGCAAGAAGAAGGAATCCGCACTCTCTACCCAGGACAGGTTATTGCTGGACAAAATTAAGAGCTACTATGAAAACGCAGAGCACCACGATGCAGGCTTCAGCGTCCGGCGCCGGGAGAGTCTCTCCTACATCCCCAAAGGACTGGTGAGAAACTCCGTCTCCAGGTTCAACAACCTTCCCAGGCCAGACCAAGAGCCAGCAGCTCCAGTGGGGTACAAGAGGCAGGGGGGCTCCCGACCAGCCTCGTGGGCCCTGTTTGATCTCCCAGGACCCAGCCAGGTGGGAACAGGGGACTCTGCTCCTATCACAGATGCTGAGTTCCGTCCATCTTCTGAAATTGTGAAGATGTGGGAGAGAATGGAGTCTGCTGAGGCAAGCCCCCGGACGGGCcaaggccagggccaggccaATGGCTTTGACCTACAAGAGCCGCTCTTCATTTTGGAGGAGCATGAGCTGGGGGCCATCACAGAGGAGTCGGCTACCGCCTCACCAGAAAGTGCCTCCCCTACCGAgcggcccagcccagcccacctggcTCGAGAGCTGAAAGAACTGGTGAAGGAGCTGAGCAACAGTGCCCAGGGGGAGCTGGTCACCCCACTGCACCCCCGCATCATGCAGCTCTCTCACGTGATGGACAGCCACATGAGTGAGCGTGTCAAGAACAAGGTCTACCAGCTGGCCCGCCAGTACAGCCTCCGGATCAAGAACATCAAGTCGATGACAGCCAGGCCGCCAGTGCAGTGGGAAAAGGCAGCTCCTGAGAGGGACAGGAAGAGCCCCACCACTCCCTGCCCACAGGAGGAGGCTGGAGACCTATCAGGTGACAAAG GCAGGAGAAGGCCCTTGCTCTCCCTCTTCAGCTACGAGCAGCTGGTGGCCCAAGAGCACAGCCCCCCCAAACCCTCCTCTGCTGGGGAGACGTCGCCACGCCGCTTCTCCTTCAGTCCTTCTGCTGCCAGCCCGAGAACCACCTCACCTGGGGGCCGGCCCTACACTCGGAGTCCCCTCAGCCCCTTCGACACTGAGACTTTCAACTGGCCCGATGTCCGAGAGCTCTGCTCCAAGTATGCCTCCCACGACGAGGCTGTCCAGGCCGAGGGAAGCCGGCCTCGTGTCCCGCCAGTCAACCGGAGCCACTCTGTGCCTGAGAACATGGTGGAGCCCCCTCTGTCGGGCAGGGTGGGCCGCTGCTGCAGCCTGAGCACCAAGAGGAGCCAGGGAGGTGCCCAGTCCCCACCTCCTGTGTTGCCGCCTCAAAGCCGGCTGAATGGAGGTGAAGCCCTGTATGTCACTGCAGACCTCACCCTGGAGAACAACCGGCGGGTGATTGTCATGGAGAAGGAACCCCTTCCCAACCCCACTGCAGGGCTGGATGAGGAGGACGGTGGGCAGGGACCACGCTCACCAGCAGCCACAGGGGCACAAGGCCAACATTTCCAGGAGTCTGCAGAGTATGGGTCAAAGGAAGACGGTCCCGGGGACCCAGCAGACCCAAGAAAACAGAGTAGAGTGAGAAACCTGAGGGAGAAATTCCAGGCCTTGAACTCTGTGGGTTGA